From a region of the Leisingera thetidis genome:
- a CDS encoding 2Fe-2S iron-sulfur cluster-binding protein produces the protein MRRLPAGGLIDRSRTLCFTFDGVAMTGHPGDTLASALLANGRHLVARSLKYHRPRGILSAGLEEPSAMVTVRDESGSTPNLKVTEVRLRDGLQVASQNTTPSLDKDRAAVLGLLGRTIGAGFYYKTFLWPRGAWHRRFAPLIRQAAGHGEVDPASDPALYDKRRKSCDVLVIGSGPAGLSAAVTAAQSGATVILLEQDHAIGGSLLSSGETLQGLPALDWAEDAADALQALSNVTVMPGTLAFGQYDHGLVQAVETLPAGSACRAVLWKIRAKRVLLAAGAIERPLVFPGNDRPGIMLAGAVRSYIRRFGLAPGNRAVVAVSDPQERAATVAALQEAGIAVAAELPAGARLLCTQGKKHLAGLAWRDAHGRKHRTACDLLAMSAGWMPTAHLFAQMGGRLSFSETSQSLLPPETEGPLRPIGGARGVLDTGDCIADGKAAAHQAMAELEMHKHLCLPRPSPAPALKEVFTAGNGKAFADFQNDVTREDIALAQREGYRDIELTKRYTTLGMGTDQGKISWTNGVLEIAALSGQDPAAIGHTTYRPPYSPVSLGALAGAETGRQMTPALRTPFHNGFGKLGCVFQTSGAWLYPRYFPKPGETMPQAIERETRAVRNSLGCVDMSTLGKIDVQGPDALEFLGRLYCNNFAAIQPGRLRYALLLREDGYVFDDGTIACLAPDHFMVTATTANAGSVWRHMRKCAQADWPGLDVSLTDVSDHWASLAIAGPNARSLLTALEPDFGTSRDAFPFAAVREGHLGGLPARVFAVSFSGELSYEINVPAGYAGALLARVMARGAEWDITPYGLETLDVLRIEKGHLSAGTEIDGRRTPGDLGMGGMVSTKKDFLGRALLQRSGLQAEGREQLVGLVPEDGTTPIPYAAHLSDQDIDARGCAATIGHLTAAIGSPALGRPVALGFLQDGRNRLGDVLWAHSPVAGSSVRVRVAEPCFYDPNGERLHG, from the coding sequence ATGAGGCGCTTGCCCGCAGGAGGGCTGATCGACCGCAGCCGGACGCTCTGCTTCACCTTCGATGGTGTGGCGATGACCGGCCATCCCGGCGATACGCTGGCCTCGGCCCTTTTGGCCAACGGGCGGCACCTGGTGGCGCGCTCGCTGAAGTACCACCGCCCGCGGGGAATTCTGTCGGCAGGGCTGGAAGAGCCCTCGGCCATGGTCACCGTCCGGGATGAGAGCGGCAGCACGCCGAACCTGAAGGTGACCGAAGTGCGCTTGCGCGACGGGCTGCAGGTGGCCAGCCAGAACACCACCCCTTCGCTGGACAAGGACCGGGCCGCGGTGCTGGGCCTGCTCGGCAGGACGATCGGCGCCGGGTTTTATTACAAGACGTTCCTGTGGCCGCGGGGCGCCTGGCACCGGCGCTTTGCGCCGCTGATCCGCCAGGCGGCCGGGCATGGGGAGGTGGACCCGGCGTCCGATCCTGCGCTTTATGACAAGCGGCGGAAAAGCTGCGATGTGCTGGTGATCGGCAGCGGTCCGGCGGGGCTGTCGGCGGCGGTGACAGCGGCGCAGTCGGGTGCAACGGTGATCCTGCTGGAACAGGACCACGCCATTGGCGGCTCGCTGCTGTCGTCCGGGGAAACTCTGCAAGGCTTGCCCGCGCTGGACTGGGCCGAGGATGCGGCGGACGCGCTGCAGGCGTTGTCCAATGTCACCGTGATGCCCGGCACGCTGGCCTTTGGGCAGTATGACCACGGGCTGGTGCAGGCGGTGGAGACGCTCCCCGCCGGCAGCGCCTGCCGGGCGGTACTCTGGAAGATACGGGCCAAGCGCGTCCTGCTGGCGGCCGGCGCCATCGAACGCCCGCTGGTGTTCCCCGGGAATGACCGCCCCGGCATCATGCTGGCGGGCGCGGTGCGCAGCTACATCCGCCGCTTTGGCCTGGCACCCGGGAACCGCGCCGTGGTGGCCGTGAGTGATCCGCAGGAGCGCGCCGCGACCGTGGCCGCCCTGCAGGAGGCCGGGATTGCCGTTGCCGCGGAGCTGCCCGCCGGGGCCCGCCTTCTCTGCACCCAAGGCAAAAAGCATCTGGCCGGCCTCGCCTGGCGCGATGCGCACGGCCGCAAGCACCGCACGGCTTGCGATTTGCTGGCCATGTCGGCGGGTTGGATGCCGACAGCGCATCTGTTTGCGCAGATGGGCGGCCGGCTCAGCTTTTCGGAAACCAGCCAGAGCCTGCTGCCGCCGGAAACGGAGGGACCCTTGCGCCCCATCGGCGGCGCCCGCGGGGTTCTGGACACGGGCGATTGCATTGCCGACGGCAAGGCTGCCGCGCATCAGGCGATGGCGGAGCTGGAGATGCACAAGCACCTTTGCCTGCCGCGCCCGTCCCCTGCGCCTGCTTTGAAAGAGGTCTTCACCGCAGGCAACGGCAAGGCCTTTGCCGATTTTCAGAATGACGTCACCCGCGAGGACATCGCCCTGGCACAGCGGGAGGGCTACCGGGATATCGAGCTGACCAAGCGTTACACTACCCTTGGCATGGGGACCGATCAGGGCAAGATCAGCTGGACCAACGGTGTGCTGGAAATCGCCGCGCTGTCCGGGCAGGACCCTGCCGCCATTGGCCACACCACCTATCGCCCGCCTTATTCGCCGGTCTCCCTGGGCGCTTTGGCCGGGGCGGAGACAGGCAGGCAGATGACCCCCGCCCTGCGCACGCCTTTTCACAATGGGTTCGGGAAACTGGGCTGCGTGTTCCAGACCTCCGGCGCGTGGCTCTATCCCCGTTACTTTCCGAAGCCGGGCGAAACCATGCCGCAGGCGATTGAGCGGGAAACCCGTGCGGTGCGCAATTCGCTGGGCTGCGTGGACATGTCCACCCTTGGCAAGATCGACGTGCAGGGGCCGGATGCGCTGGAGTTCCTCGGCCGTCTTTACTGCAACAACTTTGCCGCCATCCAGCCCGGCCGGCTGCGCTATGCGCTGTTGCTGCGGGAGGACGGCTATGTGTTTGACGACGGCACCATCGCCTGCCTGGCCCCGGACCATTTCATGGTAACCGCAACCACCGCCAATGCGGGTTCCGTCTGGCGGCACATGCGGAAATGCGCGCAGGCTGACTGGCCGGGACTGGATGTGTCGCTCACGGATGTCAGCGATCATTGGGCCTCGCTGGCGATAGCCGGCCCGAATGCGCGCAGTCTCCTGACCGCGCTGGAGCCGGATTTCGGGACGTCCCGCGACGCCTTCCCCTTTGCGGCAGTGCGCGAGGGACATCTCGGCGGGCTGCCTGCGCGGGTGTTCGCGGTCAGCTTCTCGGGCGAGCTGAGCTATGAGATCAATGTTCCGGCGGGCTATGCCGGGGCTCTGCTGGCCCGTGTTATGGCGCGCGGCGCCGAATGGGATATCACGCCCTACGGGCTGGAAACGCTGGACGTGCTGCGGATCGAAAAGGGGCATCTGTCGGCAGGCACCGAAATCGACGGCCGCCGCACGCCGGGGGATCTGGGCATGGGCGGCATGGTCTCGACGAAGAAGGATTTTCTGGGCCGTGCCCTGCTGCAGCGCTCAGGTCTGCAGGCAGAAGGACGCGAACAGCTGGTGGGGCTGGTTCCGGAGGACGGCACAACGCCCATCCCCTATGCCGCGCATCTGAGCGATCAGGACATTGACGCCAGGGGATGCGCCGCAACCATCGGCCATCTGACCGCGGCAATCGGCAGCCCCGCTCTTGGCCGCCCGGTTGCGCTTGGCTTTCTGCAAGACGGCCGCAACCGGCTGGGAGATGTGCTTTGGGCGCATTCTCCGGTTGCCGGGAGTTCGGTGCGGGTCCGGGTCGCGGAACCCTGTTTCTATGACCCGAATGGGGAGCGGCTGCATGGATGA
- a CDS encoding sarcosine oxidase subunit delta has protein sequence MLLIPCPLCGLREESEFTYGGPRRDLPALAGQADAAVWSKALHMGHNPRGALRELWYHGSGCEAWIEVTRDTVSHEFHPGGAE, from the coding sequence ATGCTGTTGATCCCCTGCCCCCTCTGCGGCCTGCGCGAGGAAAGCGAGTTCACCTATGGCGGCCCCCGCCGCGATCTGCCTGCGCTGGCCGGACAGGCGGATGCTGCGGTCTGGAGCAAAGCCCTTCATATGGGACACAACCCGCGCGGCGCCTTGCGGGAGCTTTGGTATCACGGCAGCGGCTGCGAGGCATGGATCGAAGTCACGCGGGACACGGTCTCTCATGAATTCCATCCGGGAGGCGCGGAATGA
- a CDS encoding FAD-dependent oxidoreductase: MGYSAFSILGHALTANKHWQAAVGTPDMRASYDVVIIGGGGHGLATAYYLAKEHGITNAAVLEAGWIGGGNTARNTTIVRSDYLLNSSFRLKDFALGLWADLSRDLNFNLMYEPRGYADLAHSDGELEHFTLRANAMRLGGADAQILTGDALQARLQELDLASPKRFPIAGALVQEAGGVVRHDAVAWGFARKASQAGIHVFQNCPVTGIEVRDGTLQAIETAKGRITCGKALISVAGASTQVAALAGLELPLNSINVQAFVTEPVKPALDTVVNYNAGLSYVSQTSKGEFVLGGATDGYSSFARRGSFERIEDVLARALQMFPFLSRLRLMRHWSGTADIPMDGNAILGPTPVAGLMINAGWGYAGFKATPAVGHQMAGLLATGKLPELLRPFALERFASGAEQDDAGAGPYPWLH, from the coding sequence ATGGGCTATTCCGCTTTTTCCATCCTGGGTCATGCGTTGACCGCAAACAAGCACTGGCAGGCGGCCGTCGGCACCCCGGATATGCGCGCGTCTTATGACGTTGTGATCATCGGCGGCGGCGGCCACGGGCTGGCAACGGCCTATTACCTGGCCAAGGAGCACGGCATCACCAATGCGGCGGTGCTTGAGGCGGGCTGGATCGGCGGCGGCAATACCGCGCGCAACACCACGATTGTGCGGTCCGACTACCTGCTGAATTCCAGTTTCCGGCTCAAGGATTTTGCCCTGGGATTGTGGGCTGATCTCAGCCGCGATTTGAATTTCAACCTGATGTATGAGCCGCGGGGCTATGCCGATCTGGCCCATTCCGACGGCGAGCTGGAGCATTTCACCCTGCGCGCCAATGCCATGCGGCTGGGCGGAGCGGATGCGCAGATCCTGACCGGCGATGCTCTGCAGGCAAGGCTGCAGGAGCTGGACCTGGCCTCGCCCAAGCGCTTCCCCATCGCCGGCGCGCTGGTGCAGGAGGCAGGCGGCGTGGTGCGCCATGATGCGGTGGCCTGGGGTTTTGCCCGCAAGGCGTCGCAGGCGGGCATCCATGTGTTTCAGAATTGCCCGGTCACCGGGATTGAGGTCCGGGACGGCACGCTGCAGGCCATCGAGACTGCCAAGGGCCGTATCACCTGCGGCAAGGCCCTGATCAGTGTGGCCGGCGCCAGCACGCAGGTCGCCGCGCTGGCGGGGCTGGAGTTGCCGCTGAACTCGATCAACGTGCAGGCCTTTGTCACCGAGCCGGTGAAGCCCGCGCTGGACACCGTGGTGAACTACAACGCAGGCTTGTCTTATGTCAGCCAGACCAGCAAGGGCGAGTTTGTGCTGGGCGGCGCGACGGACGGCTACAGCTCGTTTGCCCGGCGCGGCAGTTTCGAGCGGATCGAGGATGTGCTGGCCCGGGCCTTGCAGATGTTCCCGTTCCTGTCGCGGCTGCGGCTGATGCGGCATTGGTCGGGGACTGCGGATATCCCGATGGACGGCAACGCCATTCTTGGCCCCACCCCGGTGGCGGGGCTGATGATCAATGCCGGCTGGGGCTATGCCGGGTTCAAGGCGACCCCTGCCGTGGGCCACCAGATGGCCGGACTGCTGGCCACAGGAAAGCTGCCGGAGCTGCTGCGGCCCTTTGCCTTGGAGCGGTTTGCGTCTGGCGCCGAGCAGGACGATGCCGGCGCCGGCCCCTACCCTTGGCTGCATTAG
- a CDS encoding peroxidase-related enzyme (This protein belongs to a clade of uncharacterized proteins related to peroxidases such as the alkylhydroperoxidase AhpD.), which yields MKPAIAWVDVIAQSEAKDTLAEAYDAVKGKDGRVENLYLAMSQTPAAIQPADAHYLALLHNPDNPLAPWLAELAATYVAMLCGCRYAAVNHGANFRMYLEDDARADAILQALEAGKEPAEADSKTLAALRYARKLSQTPEQMTAQDLQPLRAARFCDKGISYLIQITAAFAYWARMINGLGTRLGDTAGLAETPVPAAPK from the coding sequence ATGAAACCGGCCATCGCCTGGGTAGACGTGATCGCGCAATCAGAAGCCAAGGACACCCTGGCCGAAGCCTATGACGCGGTCAAAGGCAAGGACGGCAGGGTCGAGAACCTCTACCTGGCGATGTCGCAGACACCGGCGGCGATCCAGCCCGCGGACGCCCATTACCTGGCCTTGCTGCACAACCCGGACAACCCGCTGGCGCCCTGGCTGGCCGAGCTGGCCGCAACCTATGTGGCGATGCTTTGCGGCTGCCGCTATGCGGCGGTCAATCACGGCGCGAATTTCCGGATGTATCTGGAAGATGACGCGCGGGCAGACGCAATCCTGCAGGCGCTGGAAGCGGGCAAAGAGCCCGCTGAGGCAGACAGCAAAACGCTGGCCGCGCTCCGTTATGCCCGCAAGCTGTCGCAGACGCCCGAGCAGATGACTGCGCAGGATCTGCAGCCTCTGCGCGCGGCAAGGTTCTGCGACAAAGGGATTTCCTACCTGATCCAGATCACTGCCGCCTTTGCCTATTGGGCGCGGATGATCAATGGGCTGGGCACCCGGCTGGGTGACACTGCCGGGTTGGCGGAGACCCCCGTGCCAGCCGCCCCTAAGTAG
- a CDS encoding glutathione S-transferase family protein: protein MPGYTLFCAPDTYAMSAHAVLEETGAEYAVRWIRIFDEDPDPDFLAASPHCRTPALSGPDGAVFETGAVCLYLAERHPEAGLVIPPGDPRRGAFLQWFHYLATTLQPEVIIQYHPEFYHREPDRQAALKVASMARLRGVFETLDKALCAGPYFFGASPTVPDFILGMQTLWDVIFPEGGIAAYPNIARQREVICQRPAVQRMRAAHAGEYARRRAQTAT, encoded by the coding sequence ATGCCCGGATACACCCTGTTCTGCGCGCCTGACACCTACGCGATGAGCGCCCATGCGGTGCTGGAGGAAACCGGCGCGGAATACGCGGTGCGCTGGATCCGGATCTTTGACGAGGATCCCGATCCGGACTTCCTCGCCGCCAGCCCGCATTGCCGCACTCCGGCGCTGTCCGGCCCGGACGGCGCGGTGTTCGAGACCGGTGCGGTATGCCTTTACCTTGCGGAGCGCCACCCGGAGGCGGGTCTGGTGATCCCGCCCGGCGACCCGCGCCGCGGTGCCTTTCTGCAATGGTTCCATTATCTGGCAACCACGCTGCAGCCGGAGGTGATCATCCAGTACCACCCGGAGTTCTATCACCGCGAGCCCGACCGGCAGGCCGCGTTGAAGGTGGCGTCGATGGCGCGGCTCAGAGGAGTTTTTGAAACCCTCGACAAGGCCCTGTGCGCGGGTCCGTATTTCTTTGGCGCTTCGCCCACGGTGCCGGATTTCATCCTGGGCATGCAGACGCTGTGGGACGTGATCTTCCCCGAAGGCGGCATCGCCGCCTATCCGAATATCGCGCGGCAGCGGGAGGTGATCTGCCAGCGGCCCGCCGTGCAGCGGATGCGGGCGGCGCATGCCGGGGAATACGCCCGGCGCCGGGCGCAGACGGCTACTTAG
- a CDS encoding ABC transporter substrate-binding protein has protein sequence MSDSKFKDHQFQLFAAGKLSRRQFMGTLAAAGVSAGAIASLTAGRAHAATPKTGGRLVVGIEASQAQDSLDPTRFYGTANIMMGYSVYDTLVNRDANLQPMPWLATSWEANDDATQWVFNLREGVTFHDGAPFGAEDVMHTIDRINREGSEAPAKSYISQITAVEKLSDHQVRFHLEGPNAEFPMIMSDTRLHISKRGLEDFAGTPPGTGPFKVVEFTPGNRYVFARNENYWGAEGPYVDELEFVGIPDNTARINALIAGDINMLLQLDQKATRLIGNSGAGYVVNAPSGAFLNLAMMLDRAPTDSHDFRMAMKYAIDREGVRDNILKGLGTIGNDHPIAPIDPYYNAEIAQRAYDPDKARFHIKKAGLENTPIDLYGSDVAGTGALAAAQHVQQSAKAAGINLNVINPPADSFWSSVWIQKPMITSGWDPRPVPDLIFSIAFSKTSTWNETLWRNDSFEGLLSQARSTLDFAKRKEIYGEMQQMVHDDGGHITLGFRNFVDAARHEVQGVAPHSAGPLGFYQAARTAWIDA, from the coding sequence ATGTCTGACAGCAAGTTCAAAGACCACCAGTTCCAGCTATTCGCGGCCGGGAAACTGTCGCGGCGCCAATTTATGGGAACCCTGGCCGCTGCCGGCGTGTCGGCGGGGGCCATCGCCAGCCTGACAGCCGGCCGGGCCCATGCGGCAACGCCCAAGACCGGCGGCCGCCTTGTGGTCGGCATTGAAGCGTCGCAAGCGCAGGACAGCCTGGATCCGACCAGATTCTACGGCACCGCAAATATCATGATGGGCTATTCCGTCTATGACACGCTGGTGAACCGGGACGCCAATCTGCAGCCGATGCCCTGGCTGGCCACCTCCTGGGAGGCCAATGACGATGCCACGCAATGGGTCTTCAACCTGCGCGAGGGTGTGACCTTCCACGACGGCGCCCCCTTTGGCGCCGAGGATGTGATGCACACCATTGACCGCATCAACCGCGAGGGCAGCGAGGCGCCGGCCAAATCCTACATCAGCCAGATCACCGCGGTCGAAAAGCTGAGCGACCATCAGGTCCGGTTCCATCTGGAAGGGCCGAATGCGGAATTCCCGATGATCATGTCCGACACCCGGCTGCATATCAGCAAGCGGGGGCTTGAGGACTTTGCCGGAACACCGCCGGGCACCGGCCCGTTCAAGGTGGTCGAGTTCACCCCCGGCAACCGCTATGTCTTTGCCCGCAATGAAAACTATTGGGGCGCGGAAGGCCCCTATGTCGACGAATTGGAGTTTGTCGGCATTCCGGACAATACCGCCCGGATCAACGCGCTGATCGCCGGCGACATCAACATGCTGCTGCAGCTGGACCAGAAGGCCACCCGGCTGATCGGCAACAGCGGTGCGGGCTATGTGGTCAACGCGCCTTCCGGCGCCTTCCTCAATCTTGCGATGATGCTGGACCGGGCGCCGACGGACAGCCATGATTTCCGGATGGCCATGAAATATGCCATCGACCGCGAAGGGGTCCGCGACAACATCCTCAAGGGGCTGGGCACCATCGGAAACGATCACCCGATCGCACCGATCGACCCCTATTACAACGCGGAAATCGCCCAGCGGGCCTATGATCCCGACAAGGCCCGCTTCCACATCAAGAAGGCCGGGCTGGAGAACACGCCGATTGACCTCTATGGCTCGGATGTTGCGGGAACCGGCGCGCTGGCCGCCGCGCAGCATGTGCAGCAAAGCGCCAAGGCCGCGGGCATCAACCTCAATGTCATCAACCCGCCTGCGGACAGTTTCTGGTCCTCCGTCTGGATCCAGAAGCCGATGATCACCTCGGGCTGGGATCCGCGGCCGGTGCCGGACCTGATCTTCTCCATCGCCTTTTCCAAAACCTCCACCTGGAACGAGACGCTGTGGCGCAATGACAGTTTCGAAGGCCTGCTGAGCCAGGCGCGGTCGACGCTCGACTTTGCCAAGCGCAAGGAGATCTACGGCGAAATGCAGCAGATGGTGCATGATGATGGCGGCCATATCACGCTGGGCTTCCGCAACTTCGTCGATGCCGCGCGCCACGAAGTGCAGGGCGTGGCACCGCATAGCGCCGGGCCCCTCGGCTTCTACCAGGCGGCGCGCACAGCCTGGATCGACGCCTGA